TGTGATGAGCACACCTCAGGACTGTCCTAAACATTGCTCATCTATTACCTAGTGGAATGATCATACAAACTCTCAAATCCAGTACTAATGTCACTGCCATTATACAAATGTGGAAGCTAAGACTTTTGAGACACAGTCATTGACTAATTTACCCAAGGTCACTAAGGATCAGTGAGGtcaaataactttcttttttttctattttattcatatgtacatacaatgtttgggtcatttctccccccaccttcctcctgccccctcctttaCACCCCCTTAACCCCTTGCTGCcaggcagagactattttgcccttatctctaattttgttgaagagagagtataagcagtaatagaaaggaccaagggtttttgccagttgagataaggatagctatacagggagttgactcatattgctttcctgtacatgcatGTTTCCTTCTAAGTTCAAATAACTTTCTTAAGGTCCCAAACCTTCTTAGAGGCAGAAATAGTTATTTTCACCCATTTACAACACCCTTGTCTTCAAGGCTGAGAGAGTGGAGGACAGTGTCATTTATTCCCTCGATATTTATGAAGTATCTGCTATATGTTAGGACAGTGACGGTTTACCATCCTGTGACCAGTGCTCCAACACTGAATCAGACCCACCAAACTCTGCCCTCTGGAGAGTACCTTCTGCTGGAATCAACAAGCTGTTTATGACACATGTACTGTGATTTTAGCCCCTAGTTGTTCTCAACTACTTTCAAATGAAGTCAGAAGGAACAATGGTCAGACTAGCAGCAAGACTAACTTAcaagttgcattttcattttctgaggtAGATAACATTTGCAAAAGACTTTAGATGAAGATTGCAaaagctactttttttttgtagtcacATGACAAGTAGCTTTAtcatattcattattattttggtatGGGGTAAGCTTATCATAAACCTCTAGGAAGCCAGGACTATGTCCTAATCATCCCTTCCCAAAAAATTGTtggtatctttcttttttttggccgtcctgaagtttgaactcagagtcttgcacttgttaggcaggcactctatcacttgagtcatgctcccagcctttcttgcatttgttatttttgagatagggtactGATTTATGCCCAAGCTGGCATAAATCTATTAGTGCTCCCCCACAaaagtgggatgacaggtgtgtacaaATGCACCTGGGTGAgttgggagtctcacaaactttttgcctgggctgggctcgaaccatgatcctcctgatctctacctcctgatctctgtctccagagtatctaggattataggcttgaactaCCCACTGTCTCTTGGTATCTTTCAAAGCAACTCTAAAATAATGCTTGGGGTAAAAGTAATTATTTTGTATGTCTTGCAgtataatattaatttattagGTACATTACTGATATCAAATAATCTTTCCTGAGCACTGTGTGCAGAGTACTGCATCAAACACTGTACATACATGGTCTTATTTTATTCTCACTGTGACCTCGACCtcttattattaatttcttataCCCCTTTTATAGATCAGGAAAACAAGACTCCAGGTCACACAGTTAGGAACTGGTCTGTCAACTCATCCTGCAAATGAAAAAGCATGGCTCTTGGTCCATTTCTGCTCCTGGCCTtcctttcttactctttcctaaaCAGCCATGATGACTGAGAGCAGAATGTTCTCTTGagccccaccctctcctccatgTGACACCCTCCTGCACTTTCTCTGACAGAGCCCTGGCCAGAGGTCTCCTCTGGAAGAGTTCTGGCTGAAAGAACTTGTGCAGATAACTACTGAACCTTTGTAATGGCAGCTGAGGAAGAGAAATTCAGAGCCTGTGGCAACATATGGTGCACTGACATTATCTTCATTTCCTAGTTAGTATCATTCCATAAATTGTCTCCATCCTACTGTACATGAAGTCATGATGAACTAACTCTGAGTAAGAGAAATGACAGGTTAACTTgcctttcatttgttttccataATAAATAGAAGAGCTCCTTGAACACTTGAAGTCATTAACATTTCAATTTATTCAGGCTTTTGCTTTCTGCTGTCCTAATGGCAATATTACATAATTATATCTGTGGTCTAACCATCAACTTGATGGTGCTTTGCATGTCTGCCTTTGTTAGCCTGTTGGGTTTGGGAGGCAGTTTGCTTTTTTTCATGCCACCCTACCTACTTTTTTGCACATAGGCCGTTAAACAGGGATACGATGTTAGTGAAAGAAGTGACAGGGAGCTGGGTGAGGATCCACGCTAGCTTGCTTAATGTATGCTGTGCTCCAGGCACTGTTCCAAGCACTTTATGTGTATTAACTTGTTTAATCCTTGTTTAACCCACCCACAACTGGGGCAGAGTCTATTGTCCTCATCACAGCTACttctacaggtgaggaaactgaggcaaaaggaGAACTggcttgttcaaggtcacaggcTGGGCTTTAAACCTTGCAGTCTGGCCCCAGCAGAGAGTGCTCTTATATCCACAGTCTCTCTGTCCatacctttctcttcttttatcacCTGACTCTTAAATACCAACTAGTCACACTCCTGGGCTGGATCTTTGGGTTAAAAGAGGTGGGAGAAAAGAGGCAAAATGGTAATGGCATTGCTGTCGTTTGAACATACCCAGCAAAACTCATATTGAAATTTAATCCTTGTGAGATATTAAGAGGGGgaactagccaggtgtggtggtgcatgcctaccaTTGCAGCACttggggaggttgaggcaggaggatcaagagttccaggccaacctgagctacataatgagaccctgtctcaaccaacaaaacaaaacaaaacaaacaaacaaaaacaaagaggaagaagaagcaggtGGACCTGGGATCTTTAAGAGGGGATTAGGTCTGGAGGgttctgccctcatgaatgggttGAATGATTTGTGGATTAATCTATTAATGAATGATCTCAAGGGTGGGTCTGTTACAAAAGCCAGTTTGGCTCTGTCTTTTGTTTGCATCCCTCTTGGCATGTGGTGCTCTATACCAACTCGGGACTCTGCAGAGTCTCCACAAGTAAGAAGGCCCTCACTGGGTGCAGCCCTTTGACCTTTGACCTTGGAGCTCCAGAACCTTGAGTGGaataaacctttattctttataaattgccCAGAATGTGATATGTAGGTTTAAAACCCACTGAGTACAGGCAAGCATAAATTTTAACCAGCAAATTTTCAATAACCCCAGCCCTAAGTTGACCTTTTGAAGATCAGGGATAAGGTCATGTGCAAGTCATTGAAAGTCCTGAAAACTAGGGTATTTTCTGAGTTTATCGGCCTTAGTTCTTAAGTTACATTTGTGTTTACAAGTGAGTTTCCACAAATCAGGTCCTGAATATTGCCCTGTTGGTGCATCTGTTGGTGCATACCACCCTTTGCCTGGGCACAGGCCAGCAGGGAACTTAGGGTGGCAGCAGAGATGTGTGCACACTACCTTTTAGATGGTACAGCAAAATAATTGTGCTGTGCTTTTGGCTTTAGAAATACAAACCAAGGCTACTGATGTGGCAAGAGAAAGAGGCTCAGaggaatcttttaatttgagAAAAGTCTTGACAGTCAAAGGAATTAccctctttcattcattcaaaaactactgcattcctttcaaatgagagaataaaacatatttcttaaTGCTTGTTTATCATTAATATTATGACAATTATTGCATTACTTTGGGTTGATAAATATTCAGAGGATAAATTAAGCCCGTAAGATGGATTAATTTTCCAGGagtaaaacaaaaactttcaatattttatatcACATAATTAAGTGCTGTTTGTTGATTCTAGAACCAGAACTTGGGACATGCTAATTAATTGCTTCAAGAAGACGGTTAGACATGTTTTGTGATTGATACTCAAAATCAGATTATTTATAAACCCTGCACCACACTGATGAATTACACTTGCAGAATAAAGCCTACCTGCAGAAGTCTGGGGGCACCATGCCATAAACATTGATCCTGTCACAGAGCTCCAGGGCAATCGTCATTGTGAACCAGCCAGTGCTGAGCCAAGTGTTGGAGATCTTCCTGGAAGGAACAACGATTGAGTCTGCAAGTTGCTAACATAGTGGTAAGATCCATTACCATCTTCACTTCTTTCTGGAGAAAGGCTGAGCATAAACAGACACATAACACACATACGTACCCAGACACACACATTCTTTCTTATAAATATCTGGAACTTTACCAAATTGAAATCTCTTATGGTACAGTCATAACTGATGTTGATGACACAGGGACTTCTGCATTGCCAAATATCAATATTTGAATGCTTAAGTGGGTGTTATCACAACTCATTTCTTGTAAGATGACAATATCAGTGTGACAATTCTTTATTAACTAGAATACTTGACTAGAAATTCAGGCAAGCTAGataataaacaatttaaatattagtAAACGTATAAATGTGTCTATCTGTTGATCaattaattgattcattgatctTAAGGTCAAATCTTACCATCAAGTAGACTAATTAACACCAGCATCTTGATCGAATGTCCTTTATTGGGAATAGTACATGCATTAGGAAGAGGCTAACGACCAGAGGAAAAAGGCCAAAGGAATGCTTATATTTAACTaagcatttgcttttattttatctaaaaacattctgggtttctgaaaatttttattagaagcCCCAAGTTGATAAATTTAAGAAATGAGTCTGTGGGCCCATTCATTAATTTGCCCATGCCGACGTCTATATTGAGGACCAATGGCATGCCTAAGGATAACTGTGGGGACGTCACATTAAGGTCTGATCTGACCCTGTGACAATGACTTGGTCTACCATGCTACGCTCTGTGGATATTAATTTCAATTCTTTGGGGGTTGCcgctgtgacttttttttttttcagagctatGGCATGCCTCATTAGCCAGTTTCAAACACCTTATTCCCAAGGTCAGACTGTCTGACTCTGCCCAGCCATAGCACCATATGTGATGTGAATTACAGAGCTGTGGTTAGGCTTTTTCACTTGTGCCATGTAGCACCCAATCTTGAGAAAAAGGAAGACTTTTGTTATGCAGTttgcattatttccattttacatatggatacaaaaaaacaatatttaaaggGTCCTTTGTCTTGTCAAATACCTGACAGGCATGGGTGATTTAGTCTTTGCTAAGTCATAGttccagctttttattttttcagcccTCTGCCTCCATTCCATTGTATCCTAACCCAGTAATAttcaaggaaatatttttcaaagctcCTAAAGATGGGAATATTCTGTTTCTATCACAGCCAGCTGGGTGACCTGAGACAGGTTGCAGCTGATCTCTGATGTTTGATTTCTTATGTATAAAGCAGACAGGAAATCTCTGTCCTCTGGGCTATTTGAGAGCTAAATGAGAGACACCCACAAAACTCATCCAGCGTGGTGTGTTGACACATTGagatcccttcctcctctcttggCTGCTAGGTTGAGCAAACATAGTAAATAATTCAGTCATTCCATTCAGTGCCTTTTAGTACCCATGAATATAATCCCTCCAAGGTTCTGCTCCTCGGGTCTTATGTACAAGCCGCCACCAGTAGTCAGGGAAATAGGTATAAAATACAGAAACCTCCAGTCTGCATAGGTATGAACAATGTCCCTTCCTTCTCACCTGGGCCATGTATTCATAAGACCTTTGAAGCTGGAGGAGTCCAGATGGGGCAGAACTGAccaaaggagaagaggaagaggacattCCTTTCCTTAAGTTAGAAGCTGTCTTCCCCTACATGCTGTGTCAATGCCCTGGCcagttattcttttttgtttgtttgtttattcatatgtgcatacaatgtttaggtcatttctccctctcccccccacccctccctttcttcctccctttccccctaacccccttcctctcctccccaccctctcgCTTGCAGGCAGAAagtgttttgcccttatctctaattttgttgaagacagagtataagcaataataggaaggacaaagggtttttgctggttgagataaggatagatacacagggagattcctcacattgctttcgtGAActtatgtgttacattctaagttgattcttctccaagtgaccttttctctagttcccggtccccttctcttattggcctatgaaatcttatcatttgcaggtaaatggatggaactggagcacatcatcctgagcgaggttagccaggctcagaagaccgataatcatatgttttccctcatatgtggactttagatcatgGCCAGTTATTCTTGACTTCGTCTGTGTAATCGGGAGAATATGGAACCCAGGAAGAGGATGACACTCACTTATATCCCAGCGTCCTGATCTGAGAGTCGCACCCATATACCATATGCTTTTAGAGCTACTGAAAAACACCAAAGAGCTTTTCTTAGGGATAGAGACTCTTCTCTCTAGATTTTGGCTGTTCTTTACGTGATGTACACTAGATCACAAGCCACAGCCTGACATACAGGAGGATGTGGCTCTACAGAAAAAGGTTTTGTGGATGAAAATTGGGGAGGATACAAAGTGAAGGAGTGAAGAGACTACAGTGAAGAATTCTTTTAAGTGCTACTTAAAATTCCCCAGATTTCCTAAATAATAGCCCTTTGGGATCACGTGCAATAGAAGTGAAATGCTTTGTACAGTCTTTCTAAAAAGATTTGAACTCTTTTTCCAACAAAGGAATATCTACTGTTTTTACACTTAATCAGCTGTAATGAAAGAATATGAAGAGCTGTCATGTGCTTATTAGGGAAAATTATCAGATATTCTTTTATATGATGAAGTAACACACTGAGCTGATAATTCTATAGTGCACACTAAATTACAATTAAAGGCCTTTCTGCTCCACCAAAATCTCATTTATAATCTCTATGGAAATATTCTTCCTGCAGTTATTTCATTTATGCTTCCTTTATCTAATTACTATAATATTGGTTCTGAATCATATTTTCCTAATGTACCCTCATTCAATTATAAAGTTATTTTCAAGCACAGCTACTTTCTAATATCAAAGAACACCACTTGGCCATCTATGTCATTTGTCATGCTTCTTAATAGAAGACTGTTCTTGAGCCATTTTTCCTCCACTTTTGGGTGAAACTTCTATAAATCAAAATCTATTGAATTATCCTATTTCTTCCAAATATTAGCCTGAAATGAATGTCCTGATTAGGAGATCTGCAAATTAGATATTTTGCCCTTCACATATCTTCAATATATGCTTCTGCTTTGTTGTTTTTCAAGAAATGCAAGCATAGAGGGAACACTATTATACCCTAAAGATTTTGTGTTTCATTTACAGAAATAGTTTCGTTATGAAGGGCTGTTTCTGACTCAGTTCTTTTAGCTTGAAGCAGGATGCAGGTTAAGAATATAGGGATGTAAGAATAGAGGCAGGgttggttcatgcttataatcccagcaactcaggaggaagacataggaggatcatagtttgaggtcagcagaggcaaaagttagtgataccttttaaaaaataagccaagcatggtggggTTAGCCTGTAatttcagttacttgggaggcaaatgAATGTAGCTGTattacaattcaaggccagctcaggcaaagttagctTGCGACCCCATCtgtaaacaaattaaaagcaaaaagactgaggtatgactcaagtggtagagcacctgcctagcaagcttgaggccctgaattcaatactaggtactgccaaaaaatatatataataaagagTCAATACACTATTAGCTTAAAAAGATTTTCCCAGAGGTAAGAGGCACAAAGCTTCTGGAAGGGTCGATGAACTTGGGCATGCTACAGAGTTATGTGCGATTCCTGTAAGTAGGGTCTGGCTGGGTGCAATGTAGGGGGCTGTCTGCAGAAAGAGATCCAGGATTCAACCTGCAAGGATTTGGCTCCCTCCCTACTAGTGAGAATCagggagacagacacagagagcagAAAGTCTTCACTGGCTAGAATTTAGTGACAAGCAGCCTAGTTTTGATGTGAGATTACTTCCAGAAGGGTAGAAGATGTAGTCACCAGGTTATCCCCTTACTATGATTCTTTGAGGAGATCCAGAGCAGTGAGCAATTATCCTAAAATGCTAATCCAGCAGCAGGAATTCTGGGAACACTTAAATTTAGCAAATAATcattaaacaaaaaagagagaagtgtTTTCTATTAAAGGGACagttttacttattttgaaatttccaaGGAGTACCATTAAACTGTAAATAAAGCCCtccttctttatccctcctaaAATGCTTTCTTGGTTAAGGGCCTCATTAAATGAGTGGCAGTTACTTCTTTGTGGGGCTTGAAGGTCAGCATGTGACTGCACTTTGTGACAGTTTGTGCTGAAGACCACGGTCCTCAGTGTGATCCCCGGCTGGGCTACACAAAGGTCTGCTGGGCCTTCCAGAGAAGGAGGCCATTGCGCCAACAGCAGTgtgcctctccttcctcctccagaCCCAGGCCCACTCCTGACAGGGCCATCCCTCACACGGTTACCAGACATCCAGGATGTAAAAATAGCTCTTCCATTTAGAAGGTAACactatgtacaggaaagcaatgcgagtcaactgcctgtatagctatccttatctcaaccagcaaaaacccttgttccttcctattattgcttatactctctctacaacaaaattagagataagggcaaaatagtttctgcctggtagggggAAACTACCTACtagcgagggggtaggagggcagagggagggggcggggggaagggggaagaaatgacccaaacactgtatgcacatatgatttaaaaaaaaattagctcttCCACACGGAGAATTTGGGAATctgaatattgtttttatttcaagaCACTGTTCCCCAATAATGTGCTGCCTATGCTAGCTAAATAATGAATTtagtaatttatattatttatttcacttattctATCTCTTTAGTTTTAAGATTAGAAAATGACTCAAAGGCATTTTTGTAAGAGGGGTAAGTGGACATTAATTATAGAAGTACATGTTCTGGAATTAAGGAATCATGGAAGTTTAATTATTAGGCAAGTCTGAAGATTGGTGGTCACGATCTCCTTTGCACATGTAAGGTCACTTAGTTGCTCAAAGGGTGGATAACTTGTTCAAGGCCACACAACTGGAGGGTGATAGAGCCGGAGTTCCAACCCAGAGCTGTGTATTTTTTGGAGTACCCATGCTTCTGTCCTCAGTACCTCTCTGTCCTTTGTCCTACCTGGATTTGGCCAGCTAGTGGCCTTTTGCTTGTAGCCCTTCATTTTTTGACCTCATTTTGGGCCACTCCCCAGTCCTCCTGAGTGCAGCCACAATGGCTTTTCTCCAGCCTCAGACATCATCTCTCACTTCTGATCCATTGGACCCACAGGGAGGTTCCTTTCCTCATcccagctccttccttccttggagAAAAACTCATTGCCTGGTCTCAGTCTAAGTCTACCTTTTTGAGAAAGCCTTTCCCTCACTTCAAAAAGTCTCAACCTATAGTCAAAAGTGCACTTTACATCAGTATTGTgaatatgtacatacatgcatatatgtgtattttttcatttcacttgttaaagtatattcacagtttTTATAGTATATTCATagagttgtacaaccatcactatgaatttcagaacattttcttaCCTAAAAAAcctctatctatccatccatccatccatccatctatctatccatcactTGAAATTAAATTtggggtttttaattttatttatttacttattttttgcaatattgaggtttaaactcagggcttctaccTTTTGCGCCCAGAcctattttgctttaattattttttaggtaaggtctcaagtttttgcctgggctggcctcagactgagatctttCTACCTGTGACCTCTGGTATAGCTGGAACCAATAAGTAGAGTCACCACACTCCACTTATTGGCTGATATGGGATCTCACTAccattttgcctggtctggcctcaaactgcagtactCCTGGCGTCTTCTTCTcaagtagatagaattacaggtgCGACCTACTACATATAGCTAAATAAAAGGTTTAGAAAAATACTTTGCCTTACTATGAGGATGGAGTCAGGTGTGCACAACGAGGTCATACTATGTGGAATGAACACTCATATtgtctattctattccattctaCACCATTCTTTCCATTACATGAGAAAAAATCTTTCAGTGACTTCATGTTCCATCATTGGGTTTTAACTAATAGTTTGGAAAACATTGCCGAGACATTGACGAGTCTATTGATCTATGTGTTACAGTACCACTCACATGACCCTCAGCACACTGGCCAATTTCTTGGCAAATGTTcacttttaaaagagaaaaataaactcacATACTTCCTTTTTGTAGTGTTCACTAAAAAATGCAATAAAGCTCTGTACCTGTCTTTGCCGGTCTCCTGCTTGAAGAGCTCATCAAACTGCAGCATCTTGTGGCGTGTGATCATGAAGGCCTTCAGCCGGGGCAGCACCTGGCTCAGCAGCTGCAGGTTGTTGTACACCTGGCCCTTGCCATCCCGCCGCATGTAGCTGCTGGGGCCCCAGAAGATGAACACGGTGCCCTGGCTCACGTTGAGCAAGTCATGGCGGTTGCGGAGAATCCTCTGGATGCTGGAATGTGCAATGACCCTCAGGCTGGTGCGATTGCCCACGTCACGCCCGTAGCCTCGGGTGGGGG
The sequence above is a segment of the Castor canadensis chromosome 7, mCasCan1.hap1v2, whole genome shotgun sequence genome. Coding sequences within it:
- the St6galnac5 gene encoding alpha-N-acetylgalactosaminide alpha-2,6-sialyltransferase 5 isoform X2; translated protein: MKTLMRHGLAVCLALTTMCTSLLLVYSSLGGQKERPPQQQQQQQAPATGSAQPAAESSPQPRVAAPAGPRQLDGYLSVADHKPLKMHCRDCALVTSSGHLLRSQQGPQIDQTECVIRMNDAPTRGYGRDVGNRTSLRVIAHSSIQRILRNRHDLLNVSQGTVFIFWGPSSYMRRDGKGQVYNNLQLLSQVLPRLKAFMITRHKMLQFDELFKQETGKDRKISNTWLSTGWFTMTIALELCDRINVYGMVPPDFCRLPLQNGIIIP